DNA sequence from the Thiobacillus sp. SCUT-2 genome:
CCGCAGGCGTGCCGGGCGATGGTCGATCACGCGCGCCGCCACCAGCATGCCGGGCTGCACCTCGATCGCGTCGGTGTTCTGGCGCGACTTGATCGAATCGGCGCTGAACAGCGCGCTCGCGAGCGCAGCCCGGTTGAACGGCGCCGGCGCAGTCTTGGCCGTCATCCAGTCGGTCTGGCGAATCGTGAGCTTGGCCGCATTGGCAGCGGGCTGCAGCGACTGGGCGTTCTCATAGACGAGATTGCTGAAGTTGTCGGCCAGGTCCGCGAATGCCTTCTGCGCCCGCTCCTTGCGGATCGCGTCGAGCACCTCGGCGCGCACCTCGCCCAGCGGCAATTCCTTGGCGGGCTGGATGCCGTCGAGGCGGATGATGTGATAGCCGAAGTCCGTTTCGACAGGACCGCGGATTTCGTTCGGCTTCATGCCGAACACGGCCTCTTCGAACGGCTTGACCATCATGCCGCGGCCGAAGCTGCCGAGGCTGCCGCCCTGCGCGGCAGAGCCCGGATCCTGTGATTCCGTGCGGGCGAGTTCCGCAAAGCGCTCAGGCGACTTCTGCAGGATCTGCATCAGCTCGGTCGCCTTGGCCTTGGCCTTGGCGCGGGTGGCCGCGTCGGCGTTCTTGTCCACCGCGATGAGGATATGGCTCGCGCTGCGCTGCTCGGGCTGCGCGAACTTCGCCGCATTCGCGCGGTAGTAATCAGCCACGTCCTGGTCGCTCACGCTAATGCCCGCGGCGACGCTGGCCATGTCGAGCACCAGGTATTCCGCACGGATCTGTTCGGGCTCGGTGAATTCGGCCTTGTGTGCCGCATAGTCGCGCTCGATGTCGGCCTGCGTGACCTTCACCTCCGACGCCACGCTGGCAGGTGCCAGATCCGCCCAGGAGATTTCGCGTTGCTGCGAAAGCAGGCGTGCAATCTGCGTCAGCGACGTCGCCGAGGAGAACGCGGCAAGCGTCGCCGGGCTGGTCACCACATCCAGCATGAAGCCCTGACGCAGCTCGTTTTCGAAGGCTGCCGGCGTGCGGCCATTCTGCCGCAGCACGGCCTCGTAACGCTGCTGCGAGAACTTCCCGTTTTCTTGGAACGCGGGGATCTGGGCCACCACGGACGCGACATAGGCGTCAGGCGCCGCAATCCCGCTGTCGCGGGCCTCCAGCAGCAAGGCCTTGCGCTCGATCAGGCTGTCCAGCACCTGCTTCCGGAACTCGACCGTCTGCGCCACGGCCGGATCGAACGCCGGCCCCATCGCTTCCCGCATGCGATCCGTCTGCCCCTGGATCTCGCGCGCCAGTTCCTCGCGCGAAATTCCCACGTCGCCCACCTCGGCGACGACGTTGCCCCCCCGGCCGCCCTTCAGGTAGGAGTCCACGCCAAAGAGCGCGAACGTGATTGCAATCAAGGCCAGAATGACTTTGGCCAGCCAACCCTGGGCATGCTTGCGGATTGCTTCGAGCACGGTGTCTTACTCCGAAAAATCGTCAACGCGGATTTTCGCGCACTTTGCGCTTGCCGTCTCGCGCTTGCGCAATTTAATTCAGCCGGTCGGCCGACCGATCGCGGCGCGATCAGGAATGAAAAAAGGCGAACTTGCGTTCGCCTTTTTGGTGTTGGCGGAGTGGACGGGACTCGAACCCGCGACCCCCGGCGTGACAGGCCGGTATTCTAACCAACTGAACTACCACTCCCAGATGCTGCCCAAACTTGCTGCTGAAACTCGACTGCCTTTGGCTGACCCTGCTGGTGGGTGCTGAGGGGATCGAACCCCCGACATTCGCCTTGTAAGGGCGACGCTCTACCAGCTGAGCTAAGCACCCGACAAAGACCAAAATTCTACATCATTCCTTTCGATCCTGCCAAGTGCGACGTGCATTTTTTCTTAGTTGATGGCGTCCTTCAGGCCCTTGCCGGCGCGGAACTTCGGAACCTTCGCGGCCTTGATCTTGATCGTCGCGCCGGTGCGCGGATTGCGGCCGGTGCGTGCCGCGCGCTTGCCCACGTAGAAGCTGCCAAAGCCCACCAGCGTCACCATGTCGCCCTTCTTGAGGGCCTTCTTCACTGCCTCGACCGTTGCATCCAGCGCGCGCCCGGCGGCCGCCTTGGAGATGTCAGCCGAGTCGGCAATGGCATCGATCAGTTCGGATTTGTTCACGTGTTGTCCCCTTCACTCAAGTGGCACAGGAAAACCCTGTGGGCACTTTTATAGCAACGCGCAAAACCTTGTGTCAAGCGGTTTTCCGGGCGATGGGCAAAAAAATCCCGCGTCTGGCGCGGGATTCCGGGGAGTGGTCAAAAAGTACTCAGTGCTTGAGCGCAGCCTGTGCGTTTTCCTCGTCTTCAGGCACGGCGATTGCCGCGGCTTCCGATTCGGGTTCGTCAGGCAGGGGCTCCGGTGCATGCTCGAGCGCGAGCTCGAGCACCTCGTCGATCCACTTCACCGGATGGATGTCGAGCTTGTTCTTGATGTTGTCCGGAATCTCGGTGAGATCCTTGACGTTCTCCTGCGGGATCAGCACGGTCTTGATGCCGCCGCGATGCGCCGCCAGCAGCTTCTCCTTGAGGCCGCCGATCGGCAGCACTTCGCCGCGCAGCGTGATCTCGCCGGTCATCGCCACGTCCGCCCGCACCGGGATGCCGGTCAGGATGGATACCATGGAGGTGCAGATCGCGATGCCCGCCGACGGACCGTCCTTGGGCGTCGCACCCTCCGGCAGGTGGATGTGGATGTCGCGCTTCTGGTAGAAGTCCTCGAGGATGCCGAGCTTGCGCGAGCGCGAACGCACCACCGACAGCGCGGCCTGGATCGACTCCTGCATCACTTCGCCGAGCTTGCCGGTGGTGGTCATCTTGCCGCGACCGGGCAGCGAGACGGCCTCGATGGTCAGCAGTTCGCCGCCGACCTCGGTCCACGCGAGGCCGGTCACCTGGCCGACCTGGTTGTTCTTCTCGGCGATGCCGAAGCTGAAGCGGCGCACGCCAAGATACTTGTCGAGATTGCGCGACGTGACCGAGATCTTGCCTTTCTGCTTCTTCAGCAGCAGCGCCTTGACTGCCTTGCGGCAGATCTTGGAAATCTCGCGCTCGAGGCTGCGGACGCCCGCCTCGCGCGTGTAGTAACGCACGATGTCGCGCAGCGCCGATTCGGCGATCGCCAGCTCCCCTTCCTTGATGCCGTTGACCTTGAGCTGCTTCGGCACCAGGTAGCGCTCGGCGATGTTGATCTTCTCGTCCTCGGTGTAGCCCGACAGACG
Encoded proteins:
- a CDS encoding SurA N-terminal domain-containing protein; the encoded protein is MLEAIRKHAQGWLAKVILALIAITFALFGVDSYLKGGRGGNVVAEVGDVGISREELAREIQGQTDRMREAMGPAFDPAVAQTVEFRKQVLDSLIERKALLLEARDSGIAAPDAYVASVVAQIPAFQENGKFSQQRYEAVLRQNGRTPAAFENELRQGFMLDVVTSPATLAAFSSATSLTQIARLLSQQREISWADLAPASVASEVKVTQADIERDYAAHKAEFTEPEQIRAEYLVLDMASVAAGISVSDQDVADYYRANAAKFAQPEQRSASHILIAVDKNADAATRAKAKAKATELMQILQKSPERFAELARTESQDPGSAAQGGSLGSFGRGMMVKPFEEAVFGMKPNEIRGPVETDFGYHIIRLDGIQPAKELPLGEVRAEVLDAIRKERAQKAFADLADNFSNLVYENAQSLQPAANAAKLTIRQTDWMTAKTAPAPFNRAALASALFSADSIKSRQNTDAIEVQPGMLVAARVIDHRPARLRPLAEVAATIEARLRAEQSAKLLAQKGEATVKALEQGNESGLNWSAFKVVGRQPTVELDDAMLKAVFRANTDKLPAYTGVARPDGSYRIVRVSRVVDTSPDPRLLASVNAGLAQALQRTDMKAMLALVTAAEKVKIKPNAIEGQ
- a CDS encoding HU family DNA-binding protein; amino-acid sequence: MNKSELIDAIADSADISKAAAGRALDATVEAVKKALKKGDMVTLVGFGSFYVGKRAARTGRNPRTGATIKIKAAKVPKFRAGKGLKDAIN